ATGGACTTGGAGAACTTTTCATAATTCTATACATATAGAGATTTAACATTATCTTTGAATGTGTCCCTTTTCCATTATCTGATGTTTGATGTTTGCAATTGGCGGATTACCGGAAAAAGAGAGGGTAATGGGGGTTTCCATTTCATGAACAAATGGACTCTTTGGATATGTCACACTGTGTGGGGTTGTGGTTACCTTTTGTGCGCTCAACTCATGTTCTTAAAGGGTGTTCTTcccattgtattttttcttttctatttatatACCATCATCCCTTTGTGATGAGGAAGGCTGCTCCTGCTCTAGCATGGGAGCATGCATACTGCCCCTAAATGAAGATGGAGGCATGCTTACAGAGAATTTGCTGTGAGGTATCATGATTGAGTACATCAACTTCTATACTCTTGTCCATGTCATCCTTTACTCTTGTCGAAGTTTTAGCTTGATTGAACCTGACCAGATATTATAGAATTGTGAAAAGGTCGTACCAATGGAAGTATAAGGGGAAGGTGTTGAGTTGTCTCTTGCACCTGCTGTGTTGTACACTGAAGAGAACCAGGCTTTGATCATGGTGGTCCATATTGGATGTGTTTGGCTCTTATTGGGCTGGGCCCATAGGTTAGGTGGGTGCATTGATTTGTCTCGTTGGGTTTTCTAGGATAATTATCTCTTTAAGCTAATAAGAGGAATTAGGATAGTGACAAGGCAAGGCACTGGTTTATCTACATCtccttcttctcatgttccaaGTTTCAGCTTGAGTCACCAAATaaagattttgaattttcattGGAAAGTACAAGGGGGAAAGGTCCTACtgaatttgacatgtggtctaTCTAGGGATACCttgtcttttttggtttttttttttttttttttgttactaaGGATACCCTatagatccaatggttggaatggTCAAAGCAGCCTCATGTGAAGGAAAAATAGCAACCATTGGAACTTTGATCTGCCACCAATTGGGTATACCTTTGTCCAATAAATAATCAAAATTAATGAAAACCTGAACTGTTCAAATTGAGTTAAATAATGATTTATTAGTTTTGAAGGATTGTTTCTAtgccatttttcttttgtaCTCTGGGAACGTCTATAATCATTCTAGCATTTCGATTGTGAGTTGTGATCCATCacaattaatttttcttttttttttttccccttgcgGAAAAAGGTCTAGTTTGGTCTTTCTGATATTTGACAGATATTACATGTGAAGTACTGTCCCTTGATATTCCTATTTACTTGAAGTTACAGGGAATTCTTTTAGCTGCTCAAGCGAATGGCTGGCCACAAGATTGCTCACGCCACATTGAAAGGACCAAGTGTGGTAAAGGAGATCATCATAGGGACTGCCCTTGGGTTGATGGCCGGAGGGATGTGGAAAATGCATCACTGGAATGAGCAGAGGAAAGTGAGAGCCTTTTATGACATGCTCGAGAAAGGTGAGATTAGTATTGTTGCTGAAGAGTAGACTTTCCGCCTCCAATATGTGTGATCCCATTGATGCCTTCAAAAATGGCTTTTTGTTCATTGTGGTACTTTGCAATCGACTCGAGGAAGTTTGGATGGAAATGAGCATAATTGAGTAGTATAGGTATTAATAAATGTGTCTGGCACCAACATTGTGAAACACATTTTGATCATCGTACATCTTTTAATACATGATTGCCtaatttgaagcaatatgaaagtgaattttttttttttttttgttcttttcttcgTTGGGAGGGAAGTAATTGTTTTACAGAGTAGGCCAACCGGATATGGATATTTGATATTTCCTGATATGTTGTGGCCAATTAATTAATCGGTCTGTTCTGACTGCATGGTTATGAACTCAGATGATGTTAATGCAAGTCTTGAATGGTTTAGATGAAAGGATAGCAATTTTGACTGTGGACAATGAGAGTTATGTCAACACTGCTAGCTAGTTTAGCCTTGTAGTGACCAACCTATCAGTATCAGGGTATGTCGACTCTCCACTACCACTGAGGGTCATATATAGAGCTTGCTTTGGTGGATCTATTTTCTGCCATATGGAGGCCGATTTGGTACTCCAACCACTGGATACAGAAGTGACGCTCCAAATTGACCAGAGGTCGAGGCTTCTGGTATGAACTATAAAACTCATAACTAATTCCACCAGTTAATTTGAGGGGGGAGAATCATGGCAATGCAATTCCTCAGTGTATcgtagtaattttttttttgggtagactGTGTCGTAGTAATACAATAGGTAGAGCCTAAACAGAATCTAAAATAAAATCAggaaccacaaaaaaaaaaaaaaaaaaccggaaAGCCGGTAATTAAGGCCCAAAATACATCTCATACTCAATCTATGGCAAAATTAGGCACAAATTTTGAGAAATCTAAGACCCGTGAACTTAATGGCCGAAGCTGGATCAATTTATAACTGATTCGGTTAGTTGGTTTGAGTGTTAATTAGGTGACTGTTTGTGAGATAGCATCTACTATATCAAGGAACATCAATGAATCCAATTATTGCAATTGCTCAGGGTCTATTTCTTAGTTTAAAATCCCTCTTACCAAGTGGAATCAAAGAATTAGTAGATCTGTTCCACCCAAGATGGGAATGAAATATCCAGCAGcaacaagaaaaatgaaagagattGAATAGAAGAATTCCCAAGCATTTGGTGATCTCAGATGTGTCCATATCAATGGAACAGGTGACTCATTGGTTCTGGTCCAGTCAAACAATTCTTCCCGATTTAACACCCCTAATTGGCGATCTTGAAATGAGTTTATTTTTAGCCACTGGACTTGAGTTTAACCCAATAGACCAGCGCTAGCAGAGCACTGGCAATCCATCCATCCAGCCTACTCTTCCAAAGGAAGGATTCGTTGAAGGAAATCGTAATGCAGCTTCTTCAATCCATAATCAAAAAAGGTGCGCGAATCTTAGATGCTTGGCCCGCACTCAGCAGCTGGATAGGCACAAGGCAGGCAATAAGGTTTGGGgtaagaagaagacgaagaagccCTGAACGAAGAAGACGAAGCAGAAGAGACATCAAAGAGGCAACGCAGAGTCGATGTTGGGGGTCCTCAACCATGATGTTTAAGATAAGAGACATCAATGATTTAATCTTTCTCTGTGTCTACTCTGTTTGAAGAACTGAACGccgaagacgaagaagaagagacatcaAAGAAGGAACGCAGACTCCCTCAGAGTAATCGTATTGGTTACTGATTGCGGATTTTGTGCTCTCGCTGCCTCTGATGCTGAATCGATTTGCTGCCGCTACTTCTATTGAGAGCGATCGAGCTCTTTCTGCTGTTTCGAACAAGGGTTTCAAATGGCACTTTGCGTAGGgttaggtttttcttttctcttctcctattGTCAGCCGCAGGGTGCGCGATTGTATTTTTCTGCCGCCGTGCTTGTTAGTTCTCCGCCACAGTGCGTGTTTCGTTCTCCGCCATAGTGCGTGTATAGCTCTCCGCCTTAGTGCGTGTTCCGTTTTCTCACCATGCTCATTGAATCCCCCAGCGAAGAAGACGCCGAAGCCGACGACGACTCCAACGGCAAGCTTAGGTCGAAACGCAACCTGTCTCTTGAGCACCACTACCCTCCGACAACCTATCTCTTCAATCTGGACAAGGAATGCCAGAAACTTGCCCTGCCGACCAATGCCGGAATCTTCCTCTGCATCTGATTCGTTTGGAATGATGTTGAGCCCAAGTGCATAGACAATACAAGCTCTCCTCCTTCTGACAGTGCTACCTTCTGTTTTCTCTGGATCTTCAAGCGCAAGGCCGTGGTTCCCCCTGCTCACTGCCCATGTCAGGGTGCTCTTCGACTTCCTCAGGGGCGGCGTCGCCGTCTTTGTCTTCATCTCTGTCGATGGTTTCGGGTGGGCTCTTGACCTGCGCGATAAGGATGGCGGAAGCCTCATAGGCAGGGGGACGTGGCTGATGCTGATGGAGTTTCAGTCCCTGCAGTTGTTGGAAGTATCGGCAATGCTAGCTATGAGCAACGCCGAGTTGTTTGGTGTggaaggtttttcttttttatttgggtggTGCCGAGTTCcacctcctctttcttttttaggttcTGGCTTTGTAGGTTACGTCGATTCTGGCGTTGGTGTCGCCATGAAAATGGCCGGCTCCGTTACCCCTCTCGCCGTACCGATCTTGTGGCCCGATCATCTTTCACCGAAGCTCCTCTCGGCGCGGCAGCGTACCGGCTCGCATGGGCATGATGGCGCAGATCTTTTCGGCACTTTTGGGGTCCTTTCTTTTGGCACGAACGTGCATGAGCTTATCAGTTGCTGTGTTGACAGCGCTTTATCTGGGGCAATGGCTTTCACCCATCCCCTTTTCTGGATGACTCAGTCTTTGGCATGCGAGACCGGGTCGCTTTCCGCTTCGTCGGTCTGGGTTCTGTATACCCAAACCTTCTGTTGGTCATGCTACCTATCTTTTTTTAGTATCCTTTATGTATCCTGTTTTTCTGTTGGCGTTGGGCACGCGTGAATGAATAGTCCTGTTATCTACCAAAAAAGATCAAAAAAGGTGAGCGAGGGTGATTCTCAAAGATGTGATAGGGCAGCGAGGTTTGCCATCCCAAAATCTCTATTCTTCTCGTCTGTTACAGTGTCAAACGGCATGGATAATTACTATTCTTCACGGTATAAGCGAAGGCTTTGACCAGGTATGTGAAGAACTCCTAAAATTATCCGGCTACTTCAATCCTCCTCTTgaagctttttattttttatttttttggtaaaaacctaTTGAAGCTACGATAATGAAAAAAACAGAAGCATTTTTACTTGAGGAATGATTCTTCCAATTTGGACTCATTCCTCTTTTACTCTTTAACTCCTCTTCGGGACCACGCTAGTTTCATGTGTTTAGGACTCCATGAAAGCAAATCCCGTGCTGCGTAAACGTGTCTGCAATGTAACGAAGGGTTAGCTCAAAGAATACCAATCAAcatgatatcatttttttttcaattggaCAACCTAATATGATACTTTTATCTCATAaaagagaggatttttttttttaggggagggGACCAGGGTGTTAGGGTGTGCACGAAACCAAcagaaaaaatacagaaaatatcataccattaatttttttaagttaCAATCTATAAATATTTACAGATTATCCAGATAAACAACCGAAGCAATGAACTTCAGTGTAGAAGATTAGCAATGAACTTCAGCCTAGAAGATTACTACTGCGTCAGAACATAATCAATCTatacaaaaaagataaaatccTCCCAATGATCCTCCTTTGGATTACATTGCATAGCTAATTTGACCACACATGAATCAGTCCTTGCTTATTACCGGTGTAGATCTCATTCCGATCCTCATCATAGAATAGGGCTGTAACATCTTCAAGAGCTTCTTGAACAGTGCTCCGGATAAATGACCTCCCCCCAGTTCTGCCTCGAGGGCTGATTTTGAGGGTGGGCTCACTCGACGAAATCTTTGCAATACACCTCCCTGTTAAAATGTTGCTCATATTGATTGATCCAACTGCACAAGCTGCAAAATAGGCTTCTTAAGATCAATGACACTAGGAATTAATCTAAAATGAAATTAATccgaaagaagaaaaaaaaacccccaaaattctAGTTCAATGGAATAAATTGGCATATCAACCTAGTTTGAAAGATATAAATATTCCCACTTCCAAATTCCAAATGCCAGATGACAATTCTTACAAAGAATACAGATGCTTTCAATTATCTGGGAGGTATGAATGAAACCATCCAATCTAATGCAGTTGAAAGGTAGAAGCTGGATTATTAATAACTAGTTTCTCTGTGTCTCTCCATTGATCTCACACTTGGGCCAATTGATCTCTTACCTTCGGCACTTAACTGGATGGGTTCATTGAACATGCCACATCACAGCCAAGATAGTATATATTGATATAGCATTGCTCCTGGAGGTAATAACTAATTGGAAAGTATGTGAAAAGTAAAGATGCAGGGATAACAGCACGTACATTCACCATCATCCTCAGATCCTTCCTCAGCCTTGCAATAGGAAATTATGAGCTCCTGATCACTGGTTATGTAGATGTTGTTTGTGTTACAGTCAGGGTGCCATAGCAAGTGATCTTCAAAAGATGTAACCAGCTCTCCTCGGAAATTCCACACAGCGACAGTTCTATTCCGAAATGTCAGGAAGAGGTGGTTCTCATACAGGAATATGAAGGCAGATGGTGTCATGAACTCTGCCCGGTCAACTTCAATCAGCTCTGCGTTCCTCACCTGCTCAAAAAGCTAAAAAAATTTTAACCAGACAAGGGGAAAGTATGGGAACACAGTAACTAGCATCCACAAGGCACACATCTGGCGGTTTCAGGGTTCAAGATGCAacctccaacaaaaacaaatggATGATGATAAACCATTCAATATATCAGGTTCTGTTACCCCCCCACCCCTCAAAGAAACATCCCCTATCTTCTTAACCACGTAAAAGAATGTTAAGGATTCCATGGTTTGATCAGGCTACTTTTGTTCCAAATAACCAGTTGAATGATGGATCCCAACCCCCATACCAGGCCCCAGCATGTGAGCTAGAGTGCATCTCCCCATACATGCAAATGTATGCACTAGAGAAACAGAAGGTGCTCACATCAAGAATTTGAAGGTTCTCATTATCTTGCTTGACCAAAAGCTTCTCATTGAACTGCTCGATAAAATCGACCTTCTTATTACGGTGTAGGAGGTGATTGAATGATTTCAACACTGTTCCATCTTCAATGGAGAGTATCTTCAAAGGCACACATCCAGGGGTTCTTTGGAAAATTAGCAGCATAATTCCTGGGCtgtcatccacaaaagtatCATCCAGGATTCAGTTAACTGTGATGAAATTTGATAGACTGGCAACAGGCCCAGCCTAAGCACAGCTCATTAGAAACTGTCTGCTTAAGCCTAGCATTGTAACCTGAAACATCATCTATTGAACTTTAAatcttccttttgcttttcATCATGGGACTACCCCCTTTCCTACACCAGCAGAAGGAAGCATCTATATCATCCACCAGACAGTACAGTTCTTTGGTTTCAATTAGTCAGAGTGAAATACAATATTTAAGAGAATGCCACCCGGTTGCGCGGCGCACACtgcccctgcgcccagacacaggggcatgcaaaatgaccaccacacccatggtcatttccatctttccaggGGGTGCAGCAGTCATTACGCGCGCCCCTGTGTCTGGGGGCAGGGGCGACGTGTGCTGCGTGACTGGGTGgctttctttgattctttctcCCTACAAtatatatcttcttcttttttttttttttttgggggaaatgAAATACAATATATAACACTTTTGAGACCATTAATGAACTTAAATCTGGAATGTTGTTCAACCCTCTAAATAAAACCAGTGGACGAAATATTTCAGACAAACTATGCTCCATGCAATACCCATGAAACATAGTATGGATCTACACTACTACTACCAACAAGTGTGAAACTCCATCCACCTGAACCTCATCAGATACTTCATATGATCAATCCCAATAACACCTTGCCATGTTTCAGGAAAAAGGGATATTTCATACAGCAAAAAGAGGTACAACTGTAATTTTCTAGGATTTCTGAAGACAaattatcagaaaaaaaaaggtatacaCCAGAAAAATACAGCTCAGACTTCCTTTGGCCGCAAAGCAGCTTAGTCAGGCTGAAAATTGCAACAAGTGGAGAACCATTTGGCCGACCATCTCAGCTATCGCACACCGAAAAAAATTCTTAATCTATATGCTGCAGTATCTATAATGGGAATCTGGGCAGGCCAGGATGACACTAGGCACAGCCAAAGTTTTGACTACTGAGACAGGAATTTCTCAGCCTAGCATGGCCTATCAGGCCTCCAGTCCCCAGCTGAGCCCTGCCCAACAAGCAAACTGGCTGTTGCCACCTACAGTCATGGAGATATCTCTCCCTTTTGTTTCATTGGAAGAACatcaaaatattaaataaagataCAGAAGATACAAGTACAAACCTGATTTTGATCTCCTGAATGTTTTTATCAGATATTGCGTACAAGAAGTTGTAGTTCTTCAGGTCAAACACCTTGTATATTCTACACAAGTTTGCACCAAGCAAGAATGTCAGATTAAAATCGATGGATATTAAGGGAAGTCTTTCATAGCACAACACTCTAATCACCATCCATATGCGCAAATTCTAAATTAGTACACATTGACAAAGGAACTTCAATGCCACGGAAGTGACTGGACTGCAATAACTAAGCGGACTTTCAAAAGAATCTCTTACCCATCCTGGGCTGAATACGTCAGAACTTTTCCATTAACATCATCAAATTCAACAAAACCGGGCCATTTCAGCGACTCTGTTTCGAAGAGTGGGATTCCAGCATCCAGTTGGTTTCTTCTAATATATCTGTGACAATTTTAACCAATGACATTGTTATAGATACAAATGCTGGGGTGGGGGGAAGAAAAGCATAAACCCTAAAGTGGGACAAGTACTTCCTTCCTGCTGCCTCCTAACTCTGCGAGATTATATGACCAGACAAGCAGGGTACTTAAGAGGGTGGTGGCTAAGCCTTGCCATCTAAGGGCATCGGGTTTTGAGGAATATAACAAGTTCCATCAAGATACAAAAATCTGGTTTAGAAATGCAGGGAAACGAGATTCTCAGTCCAAACTGCTGGATGAAGTATGAACTCTGTACGGTACAACTTACTGCAGCTATATTACAATTATAGCAGTATTCTCATGGACCACTTGACCAGACAGACAAGGATCAGAACATCGGACCATCAACCATGGTGtgaattatattaaaaaaaatcacaagtAGCTCATGTAAGTAAGGAGCCTTGAACCCCATACACCTACATTTGTGATGCAAGCCCATAAATCGCTGTGCCACCAATTATGTCTTAAAAGCTATTGAGCATCATATTTTGGATTTCCcttatttataacaaaaataACCTTATCTTAAGCTTCTAGAAATCAGATCATTCAGACTGCTAGACTATCAATCCCTACACATATCTGTATGAAAGGGCTCAGTGCCACCCTTTTAAGGGTTCCTGATGCAGGCATAGAGGCAGCAGTGGAAGACGTGGAAGTCCAGCTCAACCACCCAAAGATCCTTAGAAGATCTGAGAGAATAAGAGCCCAACACGGCTAATTGGATTCTGACTGCAATCAAGGATCCTTGCTTGGCTGATTTGGAattgattgcaatcaaggattGATTGGCTGATTTGGTATTGATTGGAATCAAGGCTTGATTGGTTGATTTGGtgttgattgcaatcaaggattGGTTGGCTGATTTACAGTTGATTGCCTGATAATCCTATGCTTAATTAGTTTTACCTAATATGCTATGTTTTTATTTAGTATGTTCTTATTTTAGTAAAACTCAATCGTAGGCCTAGGAATTGAGATTGGGCATTGGGAATCCTATAAAAGGATCTACTGTAATAAGGCAAGGGAGATTATTGAATAATATTGAATTTGACCTCCATTGGAGAGTTTAGAGGAACTTGCGAGTTCCAATCTTGTGATTgagtgttcttcttcctccttgacCCTGCTCAATCCTACCCTTGGCACAAGGCTGCTCCATTtctggtatcaaagccaaagcAGGGTGCAACGAGTATGTCTCCCAAGCGTAGGGGAGATCACACTAGTCACATAGAGGACGTTACGTTGAGAGACGAGAATGCTCAACTATGTCAACAGATTGCTGCAATGAATCTTGAGATGGAGCGTTTGCAAACCTCATCTTGTCATTCCAGTAGATCGGATAACACCATAGGCAGTCAATCACCCTCATCGAAAGATGAAAGGCGTGCTTTTGCTACGAGACCACTACGACGACATGCTCAGGAGGAGCGAGAGGTCGAATGGTTTCGGAAGTTGAAAGGCGACCACACAACTCCAGCTGAAAAGATCAACCTTGGAGTGGAGAATTGACAACTTTGCCAACAAGCTACCGACGATCGATTAGTCACCCAGGTTGATTGGAGAGAACCTCCTAAGTTTGACAAATACCAGGATGAGTACGTCGACGAGCATGGCGGTTTTGAAAGCCTTGAACCTGATTCTATTTTAGAAGCACAACACGGTGAGCCAGCATCATTAAATGTAAGTGATTGTTTTCCTTGCAAAAAAgcagtcccaactcccaacaacCACTGATCTTCCCATTGAGGAGATCACCTCTCAAGCCTTTGATTTGGTTCCATCATGCAtatcagtttttgtttttggagatTTTTTCGTGAAGGAAATGATGAACACGGCACCATATCAAGATCAATATTTGGAGTGTTGCAACTGTGCAACTGTGCAACTTTCTTTTACTTATTGGTTAACAATGTAGCGGAGAAGACGAATGGAGACACGTTCCAATGGATTGACATTATCAATATGTATGATGATCCGTATTTGGCCGTTATTTCTTTCCCGTTTGTACTTCAATTTGTTCACGGTATACACATTGTCAACAAGCCATATTTTAATGCCTCATTTCTTCAAGCCGTGAACATCTCAATTGCTATCGCCATCAAATCTGAAGTTGAGTTCCAAATTTTATTATATTCAATTGGAGATATCATTATCACCAATGACTTTATCTGGATTCCATTTGATCCTGGTAGAAGGCGAACATCTGAAGATGGTGACTTAAATTCGAGGTTGAATTATTCTAAACCAGAAGGGAATGATGCAGGCATAGAGGCAGCAGTGGAGGACGTGGAAGTCCAGCTCAACCACCCAAAGATCCTTAGAAGATCTAAGAGAATAAGAGCCCAACATGGCTAATTGGATTCTAACTGCAATCAAGGATCCTTGCTTGGCTGATTTGGTattgattgcaatcaaggattGATTGGCTGGCTGATTTGGtgttgattgcaatcaaggattGGTTAGCTGATTTACAGTTGATTGCCTTCTAATCCTATCCTTAATTAGTTTTTACCTAATATGCTATGTTTTTATTtagtatatttttattttagtaaaacTCAATCTTAGGCTTAGGGATTGAGATTGGGCTTTGGGAATCCTATAAAAGGATCTACTATAATAAGGAAAGGGAGATTATTGAATAATATTGAATTCGACCTCCATTGGAGAGTTTCAGAGGAACTTGCGAGTTCCAATCTTGTGATTgagtgttcttcttcctccttgacCCTGCTCCATCCTACCCTTGGCACAAGGCTGCTCCAGTTCCCATATCATAGGTCATCAAAGTCAGAATCATCCAGATTGTATGAACACAACCATTTGATCCGCTACACATTAGGGTTGTGGTCCGGTTGCCCAGAGAAAGCTTATTATTGTGTGGTCTCTATGCATAGTTCACCAATGAGAACTCCTAGATGGAGTACTGGGGTCCATCAAACAGCAGGGAATCCAGTATATAGACCATTTTTATATATTCTGTTCATAGACAAACATTATCTCAGATACTCAGGCTACAAACTCACCTGTACGGTTTTGTAAAGGTTTCTTTTTATCTTAACCCAAGTCAAAGGCTTGAGAGTAAAACAAGCACAAAACATAAACATGAGTTTCTTACTCGATAGGAGTagttctgcacttcaatgagCTAAAGTGGTCTGAAGCAAAAACTGACACCGTAATGAGTGACTCGTTGTTCTTGTTGTAGAAAAGACTTCTGATCACCTCATCAGGACTAATATTCAGGAAGCATAGACGTTTATTGGTTGCTGTGAAAAGAGAACACCACATGCAAATAAGTCAGTATAACACACATAACTAAACAAGGAATTGTACAAGCACAATAATTAAGAGATCATATACAGGGGTCCCCACATCAGGAGAGGACTGAAACTAGACTTCTCTCTGGGACATTTGTAATGGACAGAGCCGGGGAAAGGGGGGGTTCACTCTCCCTGATACTTCCCCCTCGATTTGATATATTAGATAAAGGAATGGGGCAGGACAATTGtgatacccccccccccttctttaaTCTGAATTTTGATGGAATTTTGgctttgtagaaaatataacACTTCACAGGTATTCATTTCTTTtagatattttaaaaaaataaaaataatagtagtacatatatatatgattATGCATCAAAATTCCTTTTAGCTCTACTACATCAcaaatgggatttttttttttcacggcAGCAACCTAGGTGACTTGATTGAACCACTAGGAGGGCTATTTGACTAATCAAGGATATTGGACAGATGAATAATTACCTGGTCAAATTTGGGACTACCTCCGACATTGCCAAACATGGATTTGATTATTGCACTTGTCTTCACTCTCATTGAAAAATAGGACTCAGGGAcacgccggggggggggggggatacatACTTTAACAAATAGCTAGTAGaatttctttttaataaatttgCAAGTTAAAATAAACTGAAGAGCTGAACACACGGAACATTTCTCATCTCCAAACAATCATTCAAGATTCCAAAACAGTGGTTTGTGGCAGGGGTCTATTTATGGAATAGTAGACCCTAGGAATAGAGGACAGAGAAGaatacaaacaaaaagaaagggtaaatttgtaaaataaaaaataagccAAAGTTAAAGTGTTAAATGaatattttccctttcctttctctaTGTAAAAGAAATGGTTTTCCCTTTTCCTTCGTCTCGCCCAATACCGAGAGTGGTGGATGGGAGGGATTGCAGCAGCAATCTGCGATGTCAATgagttcatctctctctctaaggGATGCCTGAAACACAGCTTTACAGcacccttcattttttttatttttctttttaacagAAGAGCATGATCTCCCCGGACATGCAATTCGGAGTGACAAATCTGGGTAATATAGATGAAGAGAGGCAGTGGTGAGTTGCTCCATCTAACACAATGTTTAATGCCCTTTTAATCTCCACTACATTGTTTTCTTTAACAAATTTAGACTAGCAGTCAACCCATCACCAGTTTTTAATAATATCAACAATAATGTGTCTCTGTAGCAATTCTCATTGGGAAATTATTGTAAGATATGATAAGAATTACACACGAGAAAtcaatagaaagaaggttataTAACATATGGCAAAAGGTCTTTTAGAAACCCATCCAAAGAAGCTTCTCCATATATGGCTACCTAGTGGTGATGCAGTGGCATCAGACATTAATACCGAATGGAAGCTGATGCACAAGCTTGGGAGGCACATACGGTGCCGGTGGCAGTCCAATGGTGATgtgtgatgcagataagtcacctaaagggcttattttaaggaaaataagctttgggttgggttacataggtgttgggcttttgataccatgggtttactttgtaattcgCCAATTTAATGAGTCTAAAATATGAGTAAAAAGTAGGAAaatgggatttacttcattagtttagttaagagtcctgttttgagtctgtttctttcattattttagtttcctagtcagtttatatAACCTTATCAGTGAAGGATTATggccttgtacacgaatttgagtCTGTTTTTAAGTCTTCTACGTAAGTTTATAAGGGGCTACAGCCAtatacacgaatttgattaatgagattgagagggaaaaaaaaaaaaacatagctttgtgctttgctctgtgagagagtatggtgagatgccattggtgagagaccaaaatatGGTGAGAGGTCGTGGGTGAGAGTC
The nucleotide sequence above comes from Telopea speciosissima isolate NSW1024214 ecotype Mountain lineage chromosome 3, Tspe_v1, whole genome shotgun sequence. Encoded proteins:
- the LOC122654563 gene encoding probable cytochrome c oxidase subunit 5C-1, which codes for MAGHKIAHATLKGPSVVKEIIIGTALGLMAGGMWKMHHWNEQRKVRAFYDMLEKGEISIVAEE
- the LOC122654561 gene encoding uncharacterized protein LOC122654561 isoform X2 gives rise to the protein MERKKSLPRPRVRVTAKKRVRESKTWDSVLKIRDSELCNSVKKLQRREIGGLRNMGRGASSSSQEKFRNYQLQEEFDTYDPKAHLFLRLQFLKKRSKIIEIVAAKDLIFALAQSGLCAAFNRTTNKRLCFLNISPDEVIRSLFYNKNNESLITVSVFASDHFSSLKCRTTPIEYIRRNQLDAGIPLFETESLKWPGFVEFDDVNGKVLTYSAQDGIYKVFDLKNYNFLYAISDKNIQEIKISPGIMLLIFQRTPGCVPLKILSIEDGTVLKSFNHLLHRNKKVDFIEQFNEKLLVKQDNENLQILDVRNAELIEVDRAEFMTPSAFIFLYENHLFLTFRNRTVAVWNFRGELVTSFEDHLLWHPDCNTNNIYITSDQELIISYCKAEEGSEDDGESYFAACAVGSINMSNILTGRCIAKISSSEPTLKISPRGRTGGRSFIRSTVQEALEDVTALFYDEDRNEIYTGNKQGLIHVWSN
- the LOC122654561 gene encoding uncharacterized protein LOC122654561 isoform X1; the encoded protein is MERKKSLPRPRVRVTAKKRVRESKTWDSVLKIRDSELCNSVKKLQRREIGGLRNMGRGASSSSQEKFRNYQLQEEFDTYDPKAHLFLRLQFLKKRSKIIEIVAAKDLIFALAQSGLCAAFNRTTNKRLCFLNISPDEVIRSLFYNKNNESLITVSVFASDHFSSLKCRTTPIEYIRRNQLDAGIPLFETESLKWPGFVEFDDVNGKVLTYSAQDGIYKVFDLKNYNFLYAISDKNIQEIKISPGIMLLIFQRTPGCVPLKILSIEDGTVLKSFNHLLHRNKKVDFIEQFNEKLLVKQDNENLQILDLFEQVRNAELIEVDRAEFMTPSAFIFLYENHLFLTFRNRTVAVWNFRGELVTSFEDHLLWHPDCNTNNIYITSDQELIISYCKAEEGSEDDGESYFAACAVGSINMSNILTGRCIAKISSSEPTLKISPRGRTGGRSFIRSTVQEALEDVTALFYDEDRNEIYTGNKQGLIHVWSN
- the LOC122654561 gene encoding uncharacterized protein LOC122654561 isoform X3; protein product: MERKKSLPRPRVRVTAKKRVRESKTWDSVLKIRDSELCNSVKKLQRREIGGLRNMGRGASSSSQEKFRNYQLQEEFDTYDPKAHLFLRLQFLKKRSKIIEIVAAKDLIFALAQSGLCAAFNRTTNKRLCFLNISPDEVIRSLFYNKNNESLITVSVFASDHFSSLKCRTTPIEYIRRNQLDAGIPLFETESLKWPGFVEFDDVNGKVLTYSAQDGIYKVFDLKNYNFLYAISDKNIQEIKISPGIMLLIFQRTPGCVPLKILSIEDGTVLKSFNHLLHRNKKVDFIEQFNEKLLVKQDNENLQILDLFEQVRNAELIEVDRAEFMTPSAFIFLYENHLFLTFRNRTVAVWNFRGELVTSFEDHLLWHPDCNTNNIYITSDQELIISYCKAEEGSEDDGESCAVGSINMSNILTGRCIAKISSSEPTLKISPRGRTGGRSFIRSTVQEALEDVTALFYDEDRNEIYTGNKQGLIHVWSN